The Agromyces atrinae genome window below encodes:
- a CDS encoding FAD-binding dehydrogenase, whose protein sequence is MPVSNQPSADAIIVGAGLAGLVTAAELLDAGKRVVIVDQEPEASFGGQAWWSFGGLFLIDSPEQRRLGVKDSIELARQDWFGSAAFDREEDAWPKRWAEAYLDFAAGEKRAWLHAKGVRFFPIVGWAERGGYSATGHGNSVPRFHVTWGTGPGVLDPFVARVREGMESGHVTVRHRHRVDELITRDGAVVGVRGAVLAPSPAARGEASSRDEVGEFELEAAAVVIATGGIGGNHDLVRAQWPARLGTAPTHMLSGVPAHVDGRGLGIAERAGARLINGDRMWHYVEGIENWDPVWARHGIRILPGPSSLWFDATGTRLPAPLFPGFDTLGTLERLRTTGYDHSWFVLTQKIIEKEFALSGSEQNPDLTGKNVRLLAKRLGPGAPGPVEAFKERGADFVVADTLEELFVGMRERSGDAPLDTEEIEREIVARDREVENEFTKDLQLTAVRGARRYRGDKILRVATPHRILDPKAGPLIAVKLHVVTRKSLGGIETDLDARALGADGSPVPGLYAVGEASGFGGGGIHGYRALEGTFLGGCLFTGRQAGRAIGRA, encoded by the coding sequence GTGCCCGTCTCAAATCAGCCCTCCGCCGACGCCATCATCGTGGGGGCCGGCCTCGCCGGTCTCGTCACCGCCGCCGAACTGCTCGACGCGGGTAAACGGGTCGTCATCGTCGATCAGGAGCCCGAGGCATCCTTCGGCGGACAGGCGTGGTGGTCGTTCGGCGGTCTCTTCCTCATCGACTCCCCCGAGCAGCGCCGACTCGGCGTAAAGGACTCGATCGAGCTCGCCCGGCAGGACTGGTTCGGTTCGGCGGCGTTCGACCGCGAGGAGGACGCCTGGCCGAAGCGCTGGGCCGAGGCGTACCTCGACTTCGCCGCGGGCGAGAAGCGGGCCTGGCTCCACGCGAAGGGTGTGCGTTTCTTCCCCATCGTCGGATGGGCCGAGCGCGGCGGCTACTCGGCCACGGGGCACGGCAACTCGGTGCCGCGTTTCCACGTCACGTGGGGCACCGGACCGGGCGTGCTCGACCCGTTCGTCGCGCGCGTGCGCGAGGGGATGGAGAGCGGCCACGTCACCGTTCGCCATCGTCACCGCGTCGATGAGCTCATCACTCGAGACGGCGCCGTCGTCGGAGTCCGCGGAGCCGTCCTCGCCCCGAGCCCGGCGGCGCGCGGTGAGGCGAGCTCACGCGACGAGGTCGGCGAGTTCGAACTCGAGGCCGCGGCCGTCGTCATCGCGACCGGCGGCATCGGAGGCAACCACGACCTCGTGCGCGCTCAGTGGCCCGCACGACTCGGCACGGCGCCGACGCACATGCTCTCGGGCGTTCCCGCCCACGTCGACGGCCGCGGTCTCGGCATCGCCGAGCGGGCCGGCGCGCGACTCATCAACGGCGACCGCATGTGGCACTACGTGGAGGGCATCGAGAACTGGGACCCGGTGTGGGCCCGGCACGGGATCCGCATCCTGCCCGGTCCGTCATCGCTGTGGTTCGACGCGACGGGCACGCGGCTGCCCGCGCCTCTCTTCCCCGGATTCGACACCCTCGGCACCCTCGAGCGCCTGCGCACGACGGGCTACGACCACAGCTGGTTCGTCCTGACGCAGAAGATCATCGAGAAGGAGTTCGCGCTCTCGGGCAGCGAGCAGAACCCCGACCTCACGGGCAAGAACGTGCGTCTGCTCGCGAAGCGCCTCGGCCCCGGTGCCCCCGGGCCCGTCGAGGCGTTCAAGGAGCGCGGAGCCGACTTCGTCGTCGCCGACACGCTCGAGGAACTGTTCGTCGGCATGCGCGAACGCTCGGGCGACGCCCCGCTCGACACCGAAGAGATCGAGCGAGAGATCGTCGCCCGTGACCGCGAGGTCGAGAACGAGTTCACCAAGGACCTCCAGCTCACGGCCGTGCGCGGAGCCCGCCGGTATCGCGGCGACAAGATCCTCCGCGTCGCCACCCCGCACCGCATCCTCGACCCGAAGGCCGGACCGCTCATCGCCGTCAAGCTGCACGTCGTGACGCGGAAGAGCCTCGGCGGCATCGAGACCGACCTGGACGCCCGGGCTCTCGGAGCCGACGGCTCCCCCGTTCCCGGCCTCTACGCGGTCGGCGAGGCGAGCGGCTTCGGGGGCGGCGGCATCCACGGCTACCGCGCGCTCGAGGGCACCTTCCTCGGCGGATGTCTGTTCACCGGTCGCCAGGCGGGCCGAGCGATCGGGCGCGCGTGA
- a CDS encoding acyl-CoA thioesterase: MNGPIDGLLSTLDLTDTGARTNEDIFTGPSQWAPMGRVFGGQVLAQSLVAAQRTVPSDRPVHSMHGYFLRPGDASENITFSVDRIHDGRSFSTRRTQAYQAGKPILSMIASFQEPDDGVAHQIEMPSDLPDPESLPSTADVLAGVDHPAARHWASQRPFDVRHSPSPIYLDVTGDRSPHQAVWMRAFGRLSDDLNQHRAALAYASDYSILEPILRAHGIAWATPGLKIASLDHAMWWHRDTRVDEWLLYVQESPTAGGGRGLSTGRIFTRDGVLVASVAQEGMVRVPDPSSFD, encoded by the coding sequence ATGAACGGACCCATCGACGGACTGCTCAGCACATTGGATCTCACCGACACGGGGGCGCGCACCAACGAAGACATCTTCACGGGCCCCTCGCAGTGGGCGCCGATGGGCCGGGTCTTCGGCGGGCAGGTCCTCGCGCAGTCCCTCGTGGCCGCTCAACGCACGGTGCCGAGCGACCGCCCGGTGCACTCCATGCACGGCTACTTCCTGCGCCCCGGAGACGCCTCCGAGAACATCACCTTCTCGGTCGATCGTATCCACGACGGCCGCTCGTTCTCGACCCGGCGCACGCAGGCGTACCAGGCGGGCAAGCCGATCCTGTCGATGATCGCGTCGTTCCAGGAACCGGATGACGGCGTCGCGCATCAGATCGAGATGCCGAGCGATCTGCCCGACCCCGAATCGCTCCCGAGCACCGCCGACGTGCTGGCGGGCGTCGACCACCCCGCAGCGCGGCACTGGGCGAGCCAGCGCCCCTTCGACGTACGCCACTCTCCGTCGCCGATCTACCTGGATGTCACGGGCGATCGATCACCCCATCAGGCCGTGTGGATGCGCGCCTTCGGCCGCCTCTCGGACGACCTGAACCAGCACCGCGCCGCTCTCGCGTACGCGAGCGACTACTCGATCCTCGAACCCATCCTCCGCGCACACGGCATCGCCTGGGCGACGCCGGGCCTCAAGATCGCGAGCCTCGACCACGCGATGTGGTGGCACCGCGACACCCGCGTCGACGAGTGGCTGCTCTACGTGCAGGAGTCGCCGACGGCCGGCGGGGGTCGCGGACTGTCGACGGGCAGGATCTTCACGCGCGACGGCGTGCTCGTCGCGAGCGTCGCTCAAGAGGGCATGGTGCGTGTGCCCGATCCGTCGTCGTTCGACTGA
- a CDS encoding mechanosensitive ion channel family protein, producing the protein MNRLATGDFWADLGTWWGEQGGVILGKAINVIVIVAVALLIRWILHLVIRRVVDNIVNGVKRKQDVTDTQALQASPLAAVRLVQRTRTLGSVLTNVVNVTLFIVVVLMIVGVIDSTILGSFALLSAAIGAGLGFGAQNIVKDALNGLFMVVEDQLGVGDIVDLGPVTGVVEDVRIRVTQVRDVNGTLWFVRNGEILRVGNMSQGWARVILDITVPYETDVDGVESEILATAVDMAQNSKWRSRILERPEVWGLESIVEGALVIRLVVKVRTSSKDDIARELRMRLKRALDDMGVKVPSLAAVVLTGFDEATRVKGARPPKTKPNSVVPHVTTTKPKRFGKKPPEGS; encoded by the coding sequence ATGAACAGACTGGCGACCGGCGACTTCTGGGCCGACCTCGGCACGTGGTGGGGCGAGCAGGGCGGAGTCATTCTCGGCAAGGCGATCAACGTCATCGTCATCGTCGCGGTGGCCCTGCTGATCCGTTGGATCCTGCATCTCGTCATCCGTCGCGTCGTCGACAACATCGTGAACGGTGTCAAGCGCAAGCAGGATGTCACCGACACGCAAGCGCTTCAAGCGTCGCCCCTCGCCGCGGTACGACTCGTGCAGCGCACGCGCACGCTCGGCTCCGTGCTGACGAACGTCGTCAACGTCACGCTGTTCATCGTCGTCGTGCTCATGATCGTCGGGGTCATCGACTCGACGATCCTCGGATCGTTCGCGCTGCTGTCGGCGGCGATCGGCGCCGGCCTCGGTTTCGGCGCCCAGAACATCGTCAAGGACGCGCTCAACGGCCTGTTCATGGTCGTCGAAGACCAGCTCGGCGTGGGCGACATCGTCGACCTCGGCCCGGTCACGGGCGTCGTCGAGGATGTCCGGATCCGCGTGACGCAAGTGCGCGACGTGAACGGAACACTCTGGTTCGTGCGGAACGGCGAGATCCTCCGCGTCGGCAACATGTCGCAGGGCTGGGCGCGCGTCATCCTCGACATCACGGTGCCGTACGAGACCGACGTCGACGGGGTCGAGTCCGAGATCCTCGCGACCGCGGTCGACATGGCGCAGAACAGCAAGTGGCGTTCGCGCATCCTCGAGCGGCCCGAGGTCTGGGGCCTCGAATCGATCGTCGAGGGCGCACTCGTCATCCGCCTCGTCGTCAAGGTGCGCACATCCTCGAAGGACGACATCGCCCGCGAACTGCGCATGCGACTGAAGCGTGCTCTCGACGACATGGGCGTGAAGGTTCCGAGCCTCGCCGCGGTCGTCCTCACCGGTTTCGACGAGGCGACGCGCGTCAAGGGCGCCCGTCCGCCGAAGACGAAGCCCAACTCCGTCGTCCCGCACGTGACGACCACGAAGCCGAAGAGATTCGGAAAGAAGCCACCGGAGGGCTCATGA
- the pepN gene encoding aminopeptidase N → MPAANLTRLEAEERSSNVRVDRYEIALDLTRGAERFGSETHVWFEARPGSSTFIEATTTSIHEIRLNGVGLDPTVVSDGTRIRLDGLAAENELVVVSDAFYTNSGEGLHRFVDPVDDSVYLYTEFAVAEANRVFAVFDQPDLKASFQFTITAPSEWQVLSNAPTPLPVDGLEDGTAVWEFDAGPVISSYIAAIIAGPYAVWRSAAETRSGRVVPLGVFTRASLAAHAEPDVLFDTVRAGIEFYETSYGVDFPYDKYDQIFVPEYNWGAMENVGAVTFNEAYLFRSKVSDARKEQRTIVILHELSHMWFGNLVTMKWWNDLWLNESFATWTSTDATAQATPFTDAWATFASIEKTDAARQDQLPSTHPIVAEIRDLEDVEVNFDGITYDKGASVIKQLVAWVGSEAFYSGVGAYLRTHREGNATLRDLLDELETASGRTLGEWSALWLETAGVNTLRPQIETDDAGAIIRFDIEQTASEDHPTLRPHRLAVGFYDLDGDAVVRTARFELDVAGSSTAVADAIGRARPDLVLLNDDDLTYAKIRLDEASLAFALDNLDRIDDPVARILVWGSVWDAVRDAEMPASDFVRLVVGNIGHESQSTTRNTALGQLETALDRYVDPDTRHSLAVHAADSVWALVQLAETGSDAQFQFLRAFIRIAETPGHHEILSGLLDGRTSVDGIEIDTDLRWELVIALAAAGVARDADIDAALALDPTAKGGQLAATARAARPDAAVKRDAWTAVATDESLSNDLVRALSAGWRRARPASLLEESTEPYFAMLESVWAARSFTMAELIVDGLFPTPLVSHDVARAAREWLDREGQAPALRRIIAEHLSELERALAARAADALRSGDTQ, encoded by the coding sequence ATGCCCGCAGCCAATCTGACCCGCCTCGAAGCCGAGGAACGCTCGTCGAACGTCCGAGTCGACCGCTACGAGATCGCCCTGGATCTCACGCGCGGAGCCGAACGATTCGGCTCCGAGACGCACGTGTGGTTCGAGGCCCGGCCGGGCTCCTCGACGTTCATCGAGGCGACGACGACGAGCATCCACGAGATCCGTCTCAACGGCGTCGGCCTGGACCCCACCGTCGTGAGCGACGGCACGCGCATCCGGCTCGACGGTCTGGCTGCGGAGAACGAGCTCGTCGTCGTGAGCGATGCGTTCTACACGAACTCGGGCGAGGGTCTGCACCGCTTCGTCGACCCCGTCGACGACAGCGTCTACCTCTACACGGAGTTCGCCGTCGCCGAGGCGAACCGTGTCTTCGCGGTGTTCGACCAGCCCGACCTCAAGGCGAGCTTCCAGTTCACGATCACCGCCCCCTCCGAGTGGCAGGTGCTGAGCAATGCGCCGACCCCTCTTCCCGTCGACGGTCTCGAAGACGGCACCGCGGTGTGGGAGTTCGATGCCGGCCCCGTCATCTCGAGCTACATCGCGGCGATCATCGCCGGTCCCTACGCCGTGTGGCGGAGCGCCGCCGAGACGCGGAGCGGCCGCGTCGTGCCGCTCGGGGTGTTCACGCGCGCGTCCCTCGCCGCGCACGCCGAGCCCGACGTGCTCTTCGACACCGTGCGCGCCGGCATCGAGTTCTACGAGACGTCGTACGGCGTCGACTTCCCGTACGACAAGTACGACCAGATCTTCGTGCCCGAGTACAACTGGGGTGCGATGGAGAACGTCGGGGCGGTGACCTTCAACGAGGCGTACCTGTTCCGCTCCAAGGTCTCCGACGCGCGGAAGGAACAGCGCACGATCGTCATCCTGCACGAGCTCTCGCACATGTGGTTCGGCAATCTCGTCACGATGAAATGGTGGAACGACCTGTGGCTGAACGAGTCGTTCGCCACGTGGACGTCGACGGATGCTACCGCACAGGCGACACCGTTCACCGATGCCTGGGCGACGTTCGCGTCGATCGAGAAGACCGACGCCGCCCGGCAGGACCAGCTGCCGTCGACGCACCCGATCGTCGCCGAGATCCGCGATCTCGAAGACGTCGAGGTCAACTTCGACGGCATCACCTACGACAAGGGCGCCTCGGTCATCAAGCAGCTCGTCGCCTGGGTCGGCAGCGAGGCCTTCTACTCGGGGGTCGGCGCCTACCTCCGCACGCACCGCGAGGGCAACGCGACGCTTCGCGACCTCCTCGACGAACTCGAGACGGCGAGTGGTCGTACTCTCGGCGAGTGGTCGGCTCTCTGGCTCGAGACCGCGGGCGTCAACACTCTGCGTCCGCAGATCGAGACGGATGACGCGGGAGCGATCATCCGGTTCGACATCGAACAGACGGCGTCCGAGGACCACCCGACGCTCCGTCCGCACCGGCTCGCCGTGGGCTTCTACGACCTCGACGGCGACGCGGTCGTCCGCACCGCGCGGTTCGAACTGGATGTCGCGGGCTCCTCGACCGCAGTGGCCGACGCGATCGGGCGTGCACGTCCCGACCTCGTGCTGCTGAACGACGACGACCTCACGTACGCGAAGATCCGTCTCGACGAGGCATCCCTCGCGTTCGCCCTCGACAACCTCGATCGCATCGACGACCCCGTCGCGCGGATCCTGGTCTGGGGCTCGGTGTGGGACGCCGTGCGCGACGCCGAGATGCCCGCGAGCGACTTCGTGCGCCTCGTCGTCGGCAACATCGGCCACGAATCGCAGTCGACGACGCGGAATACCGCCCTCGGACAGCTCGAGACCGCTCTCGACCGCTACGTCGATCCCGACACCCGGCACTCGCTCGCCGTGCACGCGGCCGACTCCGTGTGGGCGTTGGTGCAGCTCGCCGAGACCGGCTCCGACGCGCAGTTCCAGTTCCTCCGCGCCTTCATCCGCATCGCCGAGACGCCCGGGCACCACGAGATCCTCTCCGGTCTCCTCGACGGCCGGACGAGCGTGGACGGCATCGAGATCGACACCGACCTCCGTTGGGAACTCGTCATCGCCCTCGCGGCCGCGGGCGTCGCTCGCGATGCCGACATCGACGCGGCCCTCGCACTCGACCCCACCGCGAAGGGCGGACAGCTGGCTGCGACGGCTCGAGCGGCCCGCCCGGATGCCGCGGTGAAGCGCGACGCCTGGACGGCCGTCGCGACCGACGAGAGCCTCTCCAACGACCTCGTCCGTGCGCTGTCGGCCGGCTGGCGCCGCGCTCGGCCGGCGTCGCTGCTCGAGGAGAGCACCGAGCCCTACTTCGCGATGCTCGAGTCGGTGTGGGCGGCGCGGAGCTTCACGATGGCCGAACTCATCGTCGACGGCCTCTTCCCGACTCCCCTCGTGTCGCACGACGTCGCGCGCGCCGCCCGCGAATGGCTCGATCGAGAGGGACAGGCTCCCGCCCTTCGACGCATCATCGCCGAGCACCTCTCCGAACTCGAACGCGCCCTCGCCGCGCGGGCCGCCGACGCGCTCCGCTCAGGCGACACGCAGTAG
- a CDS encoding acyl-CoA thioesterase, which yields MRLHVPTPLRWSDLDAYGHVNNARMLSLLEEARIQAFWVSAEADENAAGASTAVLDATPGADTVTLIARQEVEYLAPIPYQRQPLDIELWIGHMGGASLEVCYEVFSPLGVEPRVLYTRAVTTIVLVDSATERPRRIDDREREAWQPYLGDPIVFRRR from the coding sequence ATGCGACTCCACGTTCCGACTCCGCTCCGCTGGTCGGATCTCGATGCGTACGGTCACGTCAACAACGCCCGGATGCTGAGCCTCCTCGAGGAGGCTCGCATCCAAGCGTTCTGGGTGTCGGCGGAGGCCGACGAGAACGCGGCCGGCGCATCGACGGCGGTGCTCGACGCGACACCCGGAGCCGACACCGTGACGCTCATCGCGCGTCAGGAAGTCGAGTACCTGGCTCCGATCCCGTATCAGCGTCAGCCGCTCGACATCGAGCTGTGGATCGGTCACATGGGAGGCGCGAGTCTCGAGGTCTGCTACGAGGTCTTCTCGCCGCTCGGCGTCGAACCGCGCGTGCTGTACACCCGAGCCGTCACGACGATCGTGCTCGTCGACTCCGCGACCGAGAGGCCGCGCCGCATCGACGACCGCGAACGTGAGGCGTGGCAGCCGTACCTCGGCGACCCCATCGTCTTCCGTCGCCGCTGA
- a CDS encoding aldo/keto reductase has protein sequence MTYAASPSRYDSMNYRRVGRSGLKLPGLSLGLWHNFGDERSIDTQRAIVRRAFDLGVTHFDLANNYGPPPGSAESNFGRLYASDLAPYRDEIIVSTKAGYHMWDGPYGEWGSRKNMLSSLDRSLGRLGLDYVDIFYSHRPDPETPIEETMGALATAVQQGKALYVGVSNYSPEQTRAAAEALAVWNIPLTIHQPRYSMFDRHIEEGLFPVLDEIGAGSIVFSPLAQGLLTDRYLDGTVPAGSRAATSHFLPAERISEEYLGRVRALNDIAASRGQSLAQLALSWVLRQPTVTSALIGASSVAQLEQNIAALDAPALDADEIAAIEPFAAHGTVLG, from the coding sequence ATGACCTATGCCGCTTCCCCCTCCCGCTACGACTCGATGAATTACCGACGCGTGGGACGGAGCGGCCTGAAGCTCCCCGGTCTCTCGCTCGGCCTGTGGCACAACTTCGGAGACGAGCGCTCGATCGACACGCAGCGCGCGATCGTGCGACGCGCGTTCGACCTCGGAGTGACGCACTTCGACCTCGCCAACAACTACGGCCCGCCTCCCGGAAGCGCCGAGTCGAACTTCGGCCGGCTCTACGCGAGCGATCTCGCACCGTACCGCGACGAGATCATCGTCTCGACGAAGGCCGGCTACCACATGTGGGACGGCCCCTACGGCGAGTGGGGCTCGCGCAAGAACATGCTCTCGAGCCTCGACCGCTCGCTCGGCCGACTCGGCCTCGACTACGTCGACATCTTCTACTCGCACCGCCCCGACCCCGAGACTCCGATCGAAGAGACCATGGGCGCGCTCGCGACGGCCGTACAGCAGGGCAAGGCGCTCTACGTCGGTGTGTCGAACTACTCCCCCGAGCAGACGCGTGCAGCGGCCGAGGCCCTCGCGGTCTGGAACATCCCGCTGACGATCCACCAGCCGCGCTACTCGATGTTCGACCGTCACATCGAAGAGGGCCTCTTCCCCGTCCTCGATGAGATCGGTGCGGGCTCGATCGTCTTCTCGCCGCTCGCGCAGGGCCTCCTCACCGACCGCTACCTCGACGGAACCGTGCCCGCCGGCTCCCGCGCCGCCACGAGCCACTTCCTGCCGGCCGAGCGCATCAGCGAGGAGTACCTCGGTCGCGTGCGCGCCCTCAACGACATCGCGGCGTCGCGCGGCCAGTCGCTCGCGCAGCTCGCGCTCTCGTGGGTGCTGCGTCAGCCGACGGTCACGAGTGCGCTCATCGGTGCGTCGTCGGTCGCCCAGCTCGAACAGAACATCGCCGCGCTCGACGCCCCGGCGCTCGACGCCGACGAGATCGCCGCGATCGAACCCTTCGCGGCTCACGGCACCGTCCTCGGCTGA
- a CDS encoding DUF6993 domain-containing protein has translation MALAVGAALTWGLAACTGSEPVAPSTPPPSTSAAPEPPAGSVLLPDGTAEENLAYFDSVNNGIVTALGAPWGRDFIDGLTAAGFDRANMQVTADRTSVDLEADSVQFSVLWGEECLVGQFGPKSGGYHSAVRPALGTGGCLVGATRPIDW, from the coding sequence ATGGCTCTCGCAGTGGGAGCCGCTCTGACATGGGGGCTCGCGGCCTGCACGGGTTCAGAGCCCGTCGCGCCGTCGACGCCACCGCCGAGCACCTCGGCCGCGCCTGAGCCGCCCGCGGGTTCGGTGCTGCTGCCCGACGGCACGGCGGAGGAGAACCTCGCCTACTTCGACTCGGTGAACAACGGCATCGTGACCGCGCTCGGGGCGCCGTGGGGCCGTGACTTCATCGACGGTCTGACGGCGGCCGGCTTCGACCGCGCGAACATGCAGGTCACGGCCGACCGCACCTCGGTCGACCTCGAGGCCGACTCGGTGCAGTTCTCGGTGCTGTGGGGCGAGGAGTGCCTCGTGGGCCAGTTCGGCCCCAAGAGCGGCGGCTACCACAGCGCCGTCCGACCGGCGCTCGGCACGGGCGGCTGCCTCGTCGGAGCCACCCGGCCCATAGACTGGTAA
- a CDS encoding globin, with the protein MTADIPLRSGEHGASVIESFYDQVGGRPTFQKLVSVFYREVAADPVLKPMYPEEDLGPAEERLLLFLEQYWGGPGTYSAERGHPRLRMRHAPYRINPDARDRWLACMRTAVDELQLAPVYEATLWDYLERAAQAMVNTFEK; encoded by the coding sequence ATGACCGCCGACATCCCGCTGCGCTCGGGCGAGCACGGTGCATCCGTCATCGAGTCGTTCTACGACCAGGTCGGCGGGCGCCCGACGTTCCAGAAGCTCGTCTCGGTGTTCTACCGCGAGGTCGCGGCCGACCCGGTGCTGAAGCCCATGTACCCCGAGGAGGACCTCGGCCCCGCCGAGGAGCGCCTGCTGCTCTTCCTCGAGCAGTACTGGGGCGGTCCGGGAACGTACAGCGCCGAGCGCGGGCACCCGCGCCTCCGCATGCGCCACGCGCCGTACCGCATCAACCCCGACGCCCGCGACCGGTGGCTCGCGTGCATGCGCACCGCCGTCGACGAGCTGCAGCTCGCCCCCGTGTACGAGGCGACGCTGTGGGACTACCTGGAGCGCGCAGCACAGGCGATGGTGAACACGTTCGAAAAGTGA
- a CDS encoding single-stranded DNA-binding protein, producing the protein MSDTITLIGNVSTPPRHSVTNGVDVTTFRLATNQGYYDREKREWVEADANWFTVTAFRQLAKNTVQSLEKGQRVIVRGKLKVRPWNTGEKSGTNIDIDAQSIGHDLTRGVTRFTKVDAPASATGESGGPGDATDPVEPSGPGGRGRLADDGADVPWGSITSTEEVEGLEASFRASSSVDS; encoded by the coding sequence ATGAGCGACACCATCACCCTCATCGGCAACGTCTCGACGCCGCCACGGCACAGCGTCACGAACGGCGTCGACGTCACGACCTTCCGCCTCGCCACGAATCAGGGGTACTACGACCGGGAGAAGCGCGAGTGGGTCGAGGCCGATGCCAACTGGTTCACGGTCACGGCCTTCCGACAGCTCGCGAAGAACACCGTCCAGTCGCTCGAGAAGGGCCAGCGGGTGATCGTGCGCGGCAAGCTCAAGGTGCGTCCGTGGAACACGGGGGAGAAGAGCGGCACGAACATCGATATCGACGCCCAGTCGATCGGGCACGACCTGACGCGCGGCGTCACTCGCTTCACGAAGGTCGATGCGCCGGCCTCGGCGACGGGCGAATCGGGCGGGCCCGGTGATGCGACCGACCCGGTCGAGCCGAGCGGTCCCGGTGGTCGGGGTCGCCTCGCGGATGACGGCGCCGACGTTCCCTGGGGGAGCATCACATCGACCGAGGAGGTCGAGGGTCTCGAGGCGTCGTTTCGAGCATCATCGTCCGTAGACTCGTAG
- the ettA gene encoding energy-dependent translational throttle protein EttA, with translation MAEYIYSMVRARKAVGDKLILDDVTMAFLPGAKIGVVGPNGAGKSTILKIMAGLDTPSNGEARLTPGFSVGILMQEPELDESKTVLENVQQGVGPIKEKLDRFNEISAAMAEPDADFDALLAEMGTLQEEIDAADAWDLDSQLEQAMDALRCPPSDAEVSVLSGGERRRVALCKLLLQKPDLLLLDEPTNHLDAESVLWLEQHLAKYPGAVLAVTHDRYFLDHVAEWICEVDRGRLYPYEGNYSTYLEKKQERLQVQGKKDQKLAKRLSEELEWVRSNAKGRQAKSKARLARYEEMAAEAERTRKLDFEEIQIPPGPRLGSLVLEVKNLKKGFGDRTLIEGLSFSLPRNGIVGIIGPNGVGKSTLFKTIVGLEPIDGGDVKVGETVEISYVDQSRGGIDPKKTLWEVVSDGLDYIQVGKVEVPSRAYVSTFGFKGPDQQKPAGVLSGGERNRLNLALTLKQGGNLLLLDEPTNDLDVETLSSLENALLEFPGCAVVITHDRWFLDRIATHILAYEGTEENPSNWHWFEGNFESYEANKIERLGPDAAKPHRSAYRKLTRD, from the coding sequence ATGGCCGAATACATCTATTCCATGGTCCGCGCCCGCAAGGCGGTCGGCGACAAGCTCATTCTCGATGACGTCACGATGGCGTTCCTCCCCGGCGCGAAGATCGGTGTGGTCGGCCCGAACGGTGCCGGTAAGTCCACAATCCTGAAGATCATGGCCGGCCTCGACACGCCCTCGAACGGTGAGGCGCGCCTCACGCCCGGCTTCTCGGTCGGCATCCTCATGCAGGAGCCCGAACTCGACGAGTCGAAGACCGTGCTCGAGAACGTCCAGCAGGGTGTCGGGCCGATCAAGGAGAAGCTCGATCGCTTCAACGAGATCTCGGCGGCGATGGCCGAGCCCGATGCTGACTTCGACGCACTCCTCGCCGAGATGGGCACCCTCCAGGAAGAGATCGACGCCGCCGACGCGTGGGACCTCGACTCGCAGCTCGAGCAGGCGATGGACGCCCTGCGCTGCCCGCCGAGCGACGCCGAGGTCTCCGTGCTCTCCGGTGGTGAGCGACGCCGCGTCGCACTCTGCAAGCTCCTCCTGCAGAAGCCCGACCTGCTCCTCCTCGACGAGCCCACGAACCACCTCGATGCCGAGAGCGTGCTGTGGCTCGAGCAGCACCTCGCCAAGTACCCCGGTGCGGTCCTCGCCGTCACCCACGACCGGTACTTCCTCGATCACGTCGCCGAGTGGATCTGCGAGGTCGACCGCGGTCGCCTCTACCCCTACGAGGGCAACTACTCGACCTACCTCGAGAAGAAGCAGGAGCGACTGCAGGTCCAGGGCAAGAAGGACCAGAAGCTCGCCAAGCGTCTCTCCGAAGAACTCGAGTGGGTGCGCTCGAACGCCAAGGGCCGTCAGGCGAAGTCGAAGGCCCGTCTCGCTCGATACGAAGAGATGGCGGCCGAGGCGGAGCGCACACGGAAGCTCGACTTCGAAGAGATCCAGATCCCGCCGGGACCGCGCCTCGGAAGCCTCGTGCTCGAGGTCAAGAACCTGAAGAAGGGGTTCGGCGACCGCACGCTCATCGAGGGACTGAGCTTCAGCCTTCCGCGTAACGGCATCGTCGGCATCATCGGTCCGAACGGTGTCGGTAAGTCGACGCTCTTCAAGACGATCGTCGGCCTCGAGCCGATCGACGGCGGCGACGTCAAGGTCGGTGAGACCGTCGAGATCTCGTACGTCGACCAGTCGCGCGGCGGCATCGACCCGAAGAAGACCCTGTGGGAGGTCGTGTCCGACGGACTCGACTACATCCAGGTCGGCAAGGTCGAGGTCCCGTCACGTGCCTACGTCTCGACGTTCGGCTTCAAGGGCCCCGATCAGCAGAAGCCCGCGGGCGTGCTGTCGGGCGGTGAGCGCAACCGTCTGAACCTCGCGCTCACGCTCAAGCAGGGTGGCAACCTCCTCCTCCTCGACGAACCGACCAACGACCTCGACGTCGAGACGCTCTCGAGCCTCGAGAACGCGCTCCTCGAGTTCCCCGGTTGCGCCGTGGTCATCACCCACGACCGGTGGTTCCTCGACCGCATCGCGACGCACATCCTGGCGTACGAGGGCACCGAGGAGAACCCGTCGAACTGGCACTGGTTCGAGGGCAACTTCGAGTCGTACGAGGCGAACAAGATCGAGCGCCTCGGCCCCGACGCGGCCAAGCCGCACCGCTCGGCATACCGCAAGCTCACGCGCGACTGA